The following nucleotide sequence is from Drosophila kikkawai strain 14028-0561.14 chromosome 2L, DkikHiC1v2, whole genome shotgun sequence.
TAGAGTTCGCTTGACACCGCCGCGTTTTCCAATCGCTTCAAGTTTTTGTTGTGACGCTGATATTTCGATGGATTTTCACGGCTTTTCACATATCGCCTGAGACAGACAGTCGTCGGACATAAATAACTGTGGGGTGCCAGGTGGGTGGTGTTATTGGCATTgtcggcggtggtggtggtggagtgTGGAGCGTGGAGCTTTCTCCCCCCAGACAAGTTTGGAGGGAAAACAACATAGCTGCTAGCCAGCGAGCCCCGGAAAAGCAATAAAACCTAATTTCTGCCAGCTCACCGAGAAGGCGCCCAAGATGAAAATCCATTTTCGGGAACAGTACGGCACGAAGGGCGAGGAAATCCTGTATGTGACGCCAGCAGGTAAGCAAATCGATCAAATCAGGTTTTGTAAATCGCAAGGATATATGGGGGAAATAAGGATAATAATCTTTAAATCCGTCAGTTGTAATTAGTTGTTTCTTGGGAATCTTGTAAATCAACAAAGCGTTGTTTCTATGACAGCTTGAGGGTGCTTCTACATAATTTCGACCAAACTTTGTGCGACTAGGAGTTCCAagttaattgttattttaattagtaatAATAGAATCAAGTAAAAAATAAgcttgaattaaattaaactttttaatattccCCATTCAGATCAGAGCAACATTGTGAGGGTACCGCTGCGCGGCGATAAGCTAGTCATCCAGGAGAAGTTCCTGCTCTTCCGCCTGCTGCAAAAGATATTTCTGCCCAAGGGCTATCCGGACAGTGTCAGCGAGGATTATGCGGCATATCAGGTCTGGGACACTGCCCAGGCCTTCTGCAGCACCATCTGTGGGACGCTGTGCACTCATGCCATCCTCAAAGGCATCGGCGTGGGCAGCGAGAATATCAATGCTTACTCCGCCACAGTCACCTGGATCCTGAAGGAGGGCAGCGGCCATGTGGGCCGCATCTTCTTCGCCTGGTGGCAGGGCTCCCAGCTGGACGTGGACTCGAAGAAGTGGCGGCTGCGAGCGGATTTCCTCAACGATCTGGCCATGGGCATTGAGATCTATGTGCTTCCCAAGTATCCGCATCTAAGCACCCAAATCCTGTGCGGCTCCACTCTGCTAAAGGCgattgtgggcgtggcaggagGAGCAACGAGAGCAGCGCTAACGCAACACCATGCCCTGCGTGGAAATCTAGCTGATGTGGCCTCTAAGGATAGTTCGCAGGAGACGTGCGTCAACCTGGTGGCCTCGTTTGTGGGCCTCTACCTCCTCTCGCTGATCAAGAGCCAGACGGTGTTGTATACCATCTTCTACGTGGTGGTCAGCCTGCATTTGTATGCCAATCTCAAGGCGGTAAGGGCGGTTTGCCTGCGAACAT
It contains:
- the LOC108082875 gene encoding RUS family member 1; the protein is MKIHFREQYGTKGEEILYVTPADQSNIVRVPLRGDKLVIQEKFLLFRLLQKIFLPKGYPDSVSEDYAAYQVWDTAQAFCSTICGTLCTHAILKGIGVGSENINAYSATVTWILKEGSGHVGRIFFAWWQGSQLDVDSKKWRLRADFLNDLAMGIEIYVLPKYPHLSTQILCGSTLLKAIVGVAGGATRAALTQHHALRGNLADVASKDSSQETCVNLVASFVGLYLLSLIKSQTVLYTIFYVVVSLHLYANLKAVRAVCLRTFNESRYLIALEEFFRSSRMLSPQQVNAMERVTIGQTVSVSLNVKLGLSVKNLIDEYKSSSVIDNIVSSFDPHEHFIIAETKKCLGVYLHFDTRPQDVLKAYFFAVSYLQDRNQIKEKYWDIQTKWQEFLTLAQQEGWMIHHHLLLVDEFRLDWKV